The Nitrospira sp. genomic interval GACCGGTCAGTTTGCCAAAGAGTGGGTGCTTGAGAATCAAGCCAATCGTCCTGTCTACAATGCGTTGCTTGCCAAAGGCGAAGCGCATCCCATCGAGGCCGTAGGGGCCAAGCTCCGGGCGATGATGCCCTGGCTGAAGAAAGATCAGCTGGTCGATAAGACCAAGAACTAGAAGGGGCGAGCCCTGTGGCTGATCGTGCCGTCGGTGTCCCGTTTGCCAAAGAGGGGTTTCCCTTCATCGGTGCGGCAGCGGGCGTTACACTCTGTGCTGGATGGATGGGTTGGACGCCGGTTGCCGCGGTGGCGGCTGGTCTGACACTGTTCGTGTCGTGGTTTTTCCGCAACCCCGCGCGGGTGATTCCGGAAGGCTCTGGACTGATCGTGGCGCCAGGCGACGGGAAAATCATTGCCATCGAAGAAGAGTTCGAGCCTCGCTATCTCAAGGACCGCAGCCTCCGGGTCACGATCTTTCTGAACGTGTTCGACGTTCACATCAACCGGATTCCCTGCGAAGGGGTCATTGAAGATGTGCAGTACCAGCCGGGACTCTTTTTGGTTGCCAGTAAGCCGGAGGCGACGATCAAGAATGAGCAAAATGCGCTGATGATTCAAGCGGCCAGCGGTGCAAGGGTCTTGTGCGTGCAAGTGGCGGGGCTCATTGCCCGGCGCATTGTCTGCTGGGTCTCCCCTAAAGATCGGGCAAAGCTCGGAGAGCGGTTTGGTTTGATCCGATTTGGTTCGCGGATGGACACATTTCTTCCCATCGGTACGAAACTCAGAGTGGCCGTTGGAGATCGTGTGAAAGGCGGAGCAACCATCTTGGGAGACCTACGATGAAGGGAAACGGCTTGCGACAATCGTTGGGGAAGGAAGCGCGGAAACGTCAGGCGATGCATCTGATTCCCAATCTCTTCACGACGGGGAACCTGTTTTGCGGTGTCTATGCCATCCTGTCTGTCTTCAATGCCAACTATATGGCGGCAGCGATTGCCATTTTGGTCGCAATGATTTTCGATGTGTTGGATGGAAAGTCGGCCCGACTGACGAACAGCACGAGCCATTTCGGATTGGAGTATGACTCCCTGTCCGATGTGGTGTCGTTCGGTGTCGCCCCGGGTCTCCTGATCTACTCCTGGGCGCTGAGCGGACAAGGTATGTTCGGTGTCGCCGTGATGTTCGCCTATGTCGCGATGGGGGCGGTCCGGCTCGCGCGTTTCAATTCAACGGTCGCGCTGGCTGACAGCAAGTACTTCACCGGGTTGGCGATTCCCGCGGCTGCCGGAGTGGTCGCGTCGCTGGTGATTCTCGACCATCATATTGTCCGGATGGGGACGGAAGTGAAGCCGGTGTTAGTGTTGGTCATCACGCTCGCTCTTTCCTTCCTCATGGTTAGTACCGTGAAGTATCGCAGCTTCAAGGATATGAAGTTCAAAGGCCGCCAGCAGATTACCTATCTAGTGTGGGGCATTCTTGCGCTCATGATGATTGCGGCCTGGCCTGAGGTGATGCTGTTTGTGGTATTTTCGGGCTATGCGTTGATGGGACCGACCGAACGATTGTTCTGGTTGATGGCGAAAGCCGTTGGGAAGAAACCTCTTTCCAAGTCTGACCAGCCTGTGATAGAACCCAAATCGTAAGGCGACGACGAGGAGTAGTAGGCGAGCCGCACAGATTTGAGAGAGCCGGCGGGTGGTGCAAGCCGGTCTGTGTGTCGCCGAACTCGCCTCTGAGCCGAATCCGTGAACCCCGAGTAATGGATTCCGCTTCGCTCCCGTAAGGGGCCAATGAAGGGTGATGGATGACCGGATGTCATTCGTTGCCGAACCAGGGTGGTACCACGAAGCGCGCGAAGCCTTCGTCCCTGACCGTAATGGGGGGGGCGAAGGCTTTTTCTATTTGAGGCTGCTGAAAAAGCTCCCCTGCAGTGTTCTCGGTCATTCGACCCCTTCGACGTACTGCGGCAGTACGCCTTGGGATCGCCCTCTCTGCCGCCTGCCCGTGGAGCGGCGCGTCTCGGCGCGCCGGGGCTGGGTGGGTGAGAACGGGGGCCTGTTTGAGCATCCTGATGGAAGCGTGAGGGAGGAGAAACCATGGAACGGATGATTCGCATTTTCGATACGAC includes:
- the pssA gene encoding CDP-diacylglycerol--serine O-phosphatidyltransferase, whose protein sequence is MKGNGLRQSLGKEARKRQAMHLIPNLFTTGNLFCGVYAILSVFNANYMAAAIAILVAMIFDVLDGKSARLTNSTSHFGLEYDSLSDVVSFGVAPGLLIYSWALSGQGMFGVAVMFAYVAMGAVRLARFNSTVALADSKYFTGLAIPAAAGVVASLVILDHHIVRMGTEVKPVLVLVITLALSFLMVSTVKYRSFKDMKFKGRQQITYLVWGILALMMIAAWPEVMLFVVFSGYALMGPTERLFWLMAKAVGKKPLSKSDQPVIEPKS
- a CDS encoding phosphatidylserine decarboxylase family protein, with translation MADRAVGVPFAKEGFPFIGAAAGVTLCAGWMGWTPVAAVAAGLTLFVSWFFRNPARVIPEGSGLIVAPGDGKIIAIEEEFEPRYLKDRSLRVTIFLNVFDVHINRIPCEGVIEDVQYQPGLFLVASKPEATIKNEQNALMIQAASGARVLCVQVAGLIARRIVCWVSPKDRAKLGERFGLIRFGSRMDTFLPIGTKLRVAVGDRVKGGATILGDLR